One stretch of Methylococcus capsulatus DNA includes these proteins:
- a CDS encoding IS110 family transposase has product MNNEERFAGVDVSKAYLDLGVSPEGGVERFSNDEAGVTALIQRLLTLQPALVVLEATGGLETLLAASGRVAGLPLAVVNARQVRDFAKATGRLAKTDKLDALVLAHFAKAVRPEVRAGRTEAEQALVELVARRRQLVEMRAQERTRLAMAGSRQKQGLKEHIAWLDEHIARLDGDLKNRLRESDIWKTRVDLLQSAPGVGPVTMLTLLSYLPELGKLNRREIAARVGLAPFNRDSGFQRGRRRIWGGRAEVRSVLYMATLAATRGDNPIATFHRRLVEKGKPAKVALTAAMRKLLTSLNAMLKQNKPWSCPQIA; this is encoded by the coding sequence ATGAATAACGAAGAGCGATTTGCCGGGGTGGATGTATCGAAGGCGTATTTGGATTTGGGAGTCAGTCCCGAGGGCGGGGTCGAGCGTTTTAGCAATGATGAGGCAGGGGTCACGGCACTGATCCAGCGACTCCTCACGCTCCAACCGGCGTTAGTCGTCTTGGAGGCGACCGGGGGACTCGAAACCTTGCTCGCGGCTTCCGGTCGAGTGGCCGGACTGCCGTTGGCCGTCGTCAATGCTCGCCAAGTGCGTGACTTCGCCAAGGCCACCGGCCGGCTCGCGAAAACCGATAAGCTGGATGCCCTGGTATTGGCCCATTTCGCCAAGGCCGTGCGCCCCGAAGTTCGCGCCGGCCGGACCGAGGCAGAGCAAGCCTTGGTGGAACTGGTCGCCCGGCGACGGCAATTAGTGGAGATGCGCGCCCAAGAGAGAACCCGCTTGGCGATGGCCGGCTCACGGCAAAAACAGGGCTTAAAGGAGCACATTGCCTGGCTGGACGAGCATATCGCTCGACTCGACGGGGATTTGAAAAACCGGCTGCGCGAATCGGACATTTGGAAAACCCGAGTCGACCTGCTCCAAAGTGCACCGGGCGTAGGCCCCGTGACGATGCTCACGTTGCTGTCGTATCTGCCAGAACTCGGCAAACTCAACCGGCGCGAGATCGCTGCCCGGGTGGGATTGGCGCCGTTTAATCGGGACAGTGGCTTCCAGCGAGGACGGCGGAGGATTTGGGGCGGACGAGCGGAAGTGCGCTCGGTGCTGTACATGGCGACCTTGGCCGCTACCCGAGGCGATAATCCCATCGCCACCTTCCATCGTCGATTGGTCGAAAAAGGCAAACCGGCCAAGGTCGCTTTAACGGCGGCCATGCGTAAGCTCCTCACCAGCCTGAATGCCATGCTGAAACAAAATAAACCTTGGTCATGCCCACAAATCGCTTGA